The Aquisalimonas asiatica genome has a window encoding:
- a CDS encoding ADP-ribosylglycohydrolase family protein, translating to MLGAIAGDIIESIHEFGPPAVPGTPLIKPHSHYTDDTVLTVATARCLLDGVDYATAYREAYQANRDQSWGLQFMQWGDDPDRGPYNSFGNGSAMRVSPIGFWTRSLEDALRDAERSAAVTHDHPEGIRGAQATAHAIVLARTGASGEVILEAVREHHGYALDEPIPVIQRTSRYNEICQGTVPPAIRIACHASSFEEVMQVWIGLDANTDTLACIAGGIAEARFGVPAWIREAAMQGLEPEQVALVERFYKEAGNRPN from the coding sequence ATGCTCGGAGCGATTGCCGGCGACATCATCGAATCCATCCACGAGTTCGGCCCGCCGGCGGTGCCGGGGACGCCGCTGATCAAGCCCCACAGCCACTACACCGACGACACGGTGCTGACTGTGGCCACCGCCCGCTGTCTGCTCGACGGCGTGGACTACGCGACGGCCTACCGCGAGGCCTACCAGGCGAACCGCGATCAGTCCTGGGGGCTTCAGTTCATGCAGTGGGGCGACGACCCGGACCGCGGTCCCTACAACAGCTTCGGCAACGGCTCGGCCATGCGGGTGAGCCCCATCGGGTTCTGGACGCGCTCCCTGGAAGACGCCCTCCGCGATGCCGAGCGCTCCGCGGCCGTCACCCATGACCACCCCGAGGGTATCCGCGGTGCCCAGGCGACCGCACACGCCATCGTGCTCGCCCGCACCGGAGCGTCCGGCGAGGTGATCCTGGAGGCGGTGCGCGAGCACCACGGCTATGCCCTCGATGAGCCGATCCCGGTCATCCAGCGCACCTCCCGGTACAACGAGATCTGCCAGGGAACGGTGCCGCCAGCGATCCGCATTGCCTGCCATGCCAGCTCGTTCGAGGAAGTGATGCAGGTGTGGATCGGGCTGGATGCCAATACCGACACCCTGGCGTGTATTGCCGGAGGCATCGCCGAGGCGCGCTTCGGGGTGCCGGCGTGGATCCGAGAGGCGGCCATGCAGGGCCTGGAACCCGAACAGGTCGCGCTCGTCGAGCGGTTCTACAAGGAAGCGGGCAACCGGCCCAACTAA
- a CDS encoding tyrosine-type recombinase/integrase, producing MTPSTAMISPLRQRMLDDMRMRKLARKTQTAYIRAVKRFAAFLRRSPDQADAEDLRRFQLHLVDCGTSPITLNATITGLKFFFDVTLDRASVMARVQPVRVPRTLPVVLSREEAARLIAAAGSLKYQTALSVAYGAGLRASEVTGLRVSDIDSQRMTLRVEQGKGSKDRYAMLSPVLLERLRAWWRHAHAQGRMLDGGWLFPGQHPIDAISTRQLNRAIHAAAINAEIDKRVSMHTLRHSFATHLLEQKVDIRVIQVLLGHKKLETTALYAHVATEVLRTVIGPLERPPSG from the coding sequence ATGACCCCGTCCACTGCCATGATCAGCCCGTTGCGCCAGCGCATGCTCGACGACATGCGCATGCGCAAGCTCGCCCGGAAGACCCAGACCGCCTACATCCGGGCGGTCAAGCGCTTCGCCGCCTTTCTCAGGCGCTCACCCGATCAGGCTGACGCCGAGGATCTGCGCCGCTTCCAGCTCCACCTGGTCGACTGCGGCACCTCGCCGATCACGCTCAACGCCACAATCACCGGACTGAAGTTCTTCTTCGACGTCACCCTGGATCGCGCCTCGGTGATGGCCCGCGTGCAACCCGTGCGGGTGCCCCGCACCCTGCCGGTGGTCCTCAGCCGCGAGGAGGCGGCACGGCTCATCGCCGCGGCCGGCAGCCTCAAGTACCAGACCGCGCTGTCGGTCGCCTACGGTGCCGGGCTGCGTGCCAGCGAGGTCACCGGGTTGCGGGTCAGTGACATCGACAGCCAGCGCATGACCCTGCGCGTCGAACAGGGCAAGGGCAGCAAGGATCGCTACGCCATGCTCTCGCCAGTGCTGCTCGAGCGCCTGCGCGCCTGGTGGCGTCACGCCCACGCCCAGGGCCGGATGCTCGACGGCGGCTGGCTGTTCCCGGGCCAGCATCCCATCGATGCGATCAGCACCCGCCAGCTCAACCGCGCCATCCACGCCGCGGCGATCAACGCCGAGATCGACAAGCGCGTGTCCATGCACACCCTGCGCCACAGCTTCGCCACGCATCTGCTCGAGCAGAAGGTCGACATCCGCGTCATCCAGGTCCTGCTCGGGCACAAGAAGCTCGAGACCACCGCGCTGTACGCCCACGTCGCCACCGAGGTCCTGCGCACGGTCATCGGCCCCCTGGAGCGCCCACCGAGCGGGTAG
- a CDS encoding dual specificity protein phosphatase family protein, giving the protein MPKNGLDNCVATSHSSPLQIAAVDTPRGGVIGMTLCPGKIGPGNRHPWVRNLERDLDALDAWGTDCLITLMELHELIDYQAQDLGERARARYGESGWLHLPIMDCSTPDAVWEAQWQMWRHPLHDRLDRGERIVIHCLGGLGRTGLAACRVLVERGMPAQKALETVRAARPGAVETTGRERYVLALTTS; this is encoded by the coding sequence ATGCCGAAGAACGGGCTCGACAACTGTGTCGCCACCAGCCACTCCTCGCCGCTGCAGATTGCCGCGGTCGACACGCCGCGTGGCGGCGTCATCGGTATGACGCTGTGCCCGGGCAAGATCGGCCCGGGAAACCGGCATCCATGGGTGCGCAACCTGGAGCGGGATCTGGACGCCCTGGATGCCTGGGGTACCGATTGCCTGATCACGCTCATGGAACTCCACGAGCTGATCGACTACCAGGCCCAGGATCTGGGGGAGCGGGCCCGCGCCCGGTACGGTGAGTCCGGCTGGCTGCATCTGCCGATCATGGACTGCAGCACCCCGGATGCTGTCTGGGAGGCGCAGTGGCAGATGTGGCGGCACCCGCTCCATGACCGGCTCGACCGGGGCGAGCGTATCGTCATTCACTGCCTGGGCGGGCTCGGGCGTACCGGGCTTGCTGCCTGCCGCGTCCTGGTCGAGCGGGGCATGCCGGCCCAGAAAGCTCTGGAAACAGTTCGTGCCGCACGGCCCGGGGCTGTGGAGACGACCGGGCGGGAGCGCTACGTTCTGGCGTTAACGACATCGTGA